A genome region from Bacillaceae bacterium IKA-2 includes the following:
- a CDS encoding sigma-54 dependent transcriptional regulator, whose product MNKQLSVLVVDDEVQLCKLVARKLKKSGILSHLAHDGAGALSVLNNKQIDAVILDYMLPDMTGLDVLKEIQNRGGNIPVIMLTAYANVESAVSAMKLGATDYLNKPIELEELKNIVVKSCYHKVKEPKKGEKLGEDIFAFQNKKIKQVMELLTQVKETDASILISGESGVGKTVLARWVHEQSSRSKKPFFSINCAAIPELLLESELFGYQKGAFNGATTSKVGKLVSSDGGTILLDEIGDISPNMQAKLLHLLEDKRVMQLGSNDFQTVDVRIITATNKDVKELVRKGDFREDLYYRLNLIEVEVPPLRERREDIPLLIKQQLIKLNDKYKKKIEIDPRSVTIFTNYQWPGNIRELLNTLERAHILKRFGTIVPEDLVKASFQIEELQHELLTGKINKDFFSGNLPEVLEEVEEQMIKKALIETNGNQTKAAEKLGIARHTLIYKIKKFSLKL is encoded by the coding sequence ATGAATAAACAATTATCAGTATTAGTAGTAGATGATGAAGTGCAACTATGCAAATTAGTCGCCCGTAAATTGAAAAAATCAGGTATTCTATCCCACCTTGCCCATGATGGAGCTGGTGCATTATCAGTATTAAATAATAAACAAATTGATGCGGTTATTTTAGATTATATGCTACCTGATATGACCGGATTGGATGTACTAAAAGAAATCCAAAACAGAGGTGGAAATATTCCAGTTATCATGTTAACAGCGTACGCAAACGTAGAAAGTGCTGTTTCTGCAATGAAGTTAGGGGCTACTGATTATCTAAATAAACCGATAGAATTAGAGGAGTTAAAAAATATCGTAGTAAAGAGTTGTTACCATAAGGTTAAAGAACCTAAAAAGGGTGAAAAATTAGGAGAAGATATATTCGCTTTTCAAAACAAAAAAATAAAACAGGTGATGGAGCTTTTAACTCAAGTGAAGGAAACCGACGCCAGTATTTTAATTTCAGGTGAAAGTGGCGTTGGAAAGACAGTTCTTGCTCGATGGGTTCATGAACAAAGTAGTCGTAGTAAAAAACCTTTTTTTTCCATCAACTGTGCTGCGATCCCAGAGTTATTATTGGAAAGTGAGTTGTTTGGCTATCAAAAAGGAGCATTTAATGGCGCAACAACTTCAAAGGTTGGAAAACTTGTGTCGTCAGATGGAGGGACGATTTTATTAGATGAGATTGGAGATATCTCACCGAACATGCAGGCGAAATTATTACATCTACTTGAAGATAAGCGTGTCATGCAGTTAGGTAGTAATGATTTTCAAACTGTAGATGTAAGAATTATTACGGCCACAAATAAGGACGTAAAAGAATTAGTAAGAAAAGGTGATTTTAGAGAAGACTTGTATTATCGCTTAAATTTGATTGAAGTAGAGGTCCCACCATTACGAGAACGGAGGGAGGATATTCCGCTTTTAATTAAACAGCAGCTTATAAAATTAAATGATAAATACAAAAAGAAAATAGAAATTGATCCGCGTAGTGTAACCATTTTTACAAACTACCAATGGCCAGGAAACATAAGAGAATTACTTAATACCCTTGAAAGAGCTCATATCTTAAAGCGTTTCGGTACGATTGTTCCAGAGGATTTAGTTAAAGCTTCATTTCAAATTGAGGAATTACAACACGAGTTATTGACAGGGAAAATAAATAAAGATTTCTTTTCTGGAAATCTTCCAGAAGTATTAGAAGAAGTTGAAGAACAAATGATTAAGAAAGCTCTAATAGAGACGAACGGTAACCAAACGAAAGCTGCAGAAAAACTAGGAATTGCAAGGCATACACTAATCTACAAAATAAAAAAATTCAGTTTAAAACTATAA
- a CDS encoding glycine betaine ABC transporter substrate-binding protein, protein MQKKSFYIVGNILIFVCMILLVSCSSKTKILEEIPTNTSDLPTITIGSKLFTEQYILMTMTSLLLRDNSYKVNEIRFLDSPTIRNAIEQQVIDIYWEYTSTARIIFHKQPVIYDFDEVYNAVKEYDEIDNLIWLERSDFNSSWGVIVRNLFADKHQLVTISDLIGYMKENDAPLKFATNDEFLIREDGLGHLQQVYDLSLNDHQVLPVDTSLLTLAVKEGRVGVSIGMISDSRISEYDLIVLHDDQQAFPSYHATPVATQELVEEHPTVKILLNQLSKSITHQDMIELNYQVDVLQNDVIKVAKAFLIEKGLLN, encoded by the coding sequence ATGCAAAAGAAGTCATTCTACATCGTAGGGAACATTCTTATTTTCGTATGTATGATATTACTAGTCTCCTGCAGCTCTAAAACAAAAATATTAGAAGAAATACCGACCAATACTTCGGATCTGCCAACGATAACTATTGGATCTAAACTGTTTACAGAACAGTATATTTTAATGACGATGACATCGTTACTTTTACGAGATAATAGCTATAAAGTCAATGAAATACGTTTTTTAGATAGTCCTACTATCCGTAACGCGATTGAACAACAAGTAATTGATATATATTGGGAATATACGAGTACAGCTAGGATTATCTTTCATAAGCAACCGGTAATCTATGACTTTGACGAAGTATATAATGCGGTGAAGGAATATGATGAAATCGATAATTTAATTTGGCTTGAAAGAAGTGACTTTAATAGCAGCTGGGGAGTAATTGTAAGGAATTTGTTTGCCGATAAACATCAATTGGTGACGATTAGTGACTTGATAGGTTATATGAAGGAAAATGATGCTCCATTAAAGTTTGCAACAAATGATGAATTTCTAATTCGAGAGGATGGGCTAGGTCATTTACAACAAGTGTATGATTTATCTTTAAATGATCATCAAGTACTTCCAGTAGATACGAGCTTATTGACACTTGCCGTAAAAGAGGGTAGAGTAGGCGTTTCAATTGGAATGATTTCAGACAGTCGGATTAGTGAATACGACTTAATTGTACTCCATGATGATCAACAAGCCTTTCCGTCGTATCACGCAACACCAGTCGCTACTCAGGAATTAGTAGAGGAACATCCTACTGTAAAAATACTACTAAATCAACTCTCTAAAAGTATTACACATCAAGATATGATCGAGCTAAATTATCAAGTAGATGTACTCCAAAATGATGTAATAAAAGTTGCAAAAGCATTTCTCATTGAGAAGGGTTTATTAAATTAA
- a CDS encoding lyase family protein: MKREEGVGLKEIRMEEDSFGSMALPVDALYGINTYRAIENLSFSDKILQGYPEYISALVVVKKAAAKANMEAMVLSEKIGNAIISACDELLAGGYHQHFLIDMLHGGGGIATNMNINEVISNLTNKKLGSAIGDYSPVHPIDHVNASQSTSDVCHTASRIALIKSFKPLQNEIEAVIGSLAEKIADFGEITTISRTCLQDAMRVKLGETFSGYEAMLKRRLDSVNEAVEKLHQINLGGTVIGSGIGAPKEYRDVVVQKLCEASNLRLYHRENLFDAAQNIDDIANVSTQLRLLASGLIKLAKDLRLLSSGPEAGFSEIVLPSVQAGSSFFPGKVNPVIPETLIQCCFQIIGIDQTVQAALEHGELNLNVFEGAAVTNSFDAMNMLEKALRTFRKNCLNGIKANLERCEELSNSYIPLVVELKEILGYSVTSSMIKEKGKEGIKKYFNGGVEIDKNK, encoded by the coding sequence TTGAAAAGAGAAGAAGGTGTTGGATTGAAAGAGATAAGGATGGAAGAAGACTCATTCGGATCGATGGCACTTCCAGTAGATGCACTGTACGGAATTAATACGTATAGAGCAATTGAAAATCTATCATTCTCAGATAAAATTTTACAAGGTTACCCCGAATATATTTCAGCTCTAGTTGTTGTCAAAAAAGCTGCGGCAAAAGCAAACATGGAAGCTATGGTGTTATCAGAAAAAATCGGTAATGCTATTATATCAGCTTGTGATGAGCTTTTAGCAGGAGGGTATCACCAACATTTCCTAATAGATATGTTACATGGTGGCGGTGGAATTGCTACAAATATGAACATCAATGAAGTGATTTCTAATCTTACAAATAAAAAGTTAGGTAGTGCGATTGGTGATTATTCACCCGTACATCCAATTGACCATGTAAATGCATCACAGTCAACATCTGATGTGTGTCATACCGCAAGTAGAATAGCATTAATTAAAAGTTTTAAGCCATTGCAGAATGAAATAGAAGCTGTTATTGGTAGCTTGGCTGAAAAAATAGCGGATTTTGGAGAGATTACAACCATTTCTCGAACTTGCTTACAAGACGCAATGCGCGTAAAGCTAGGTGAAACGTTTAGCGGGTATGAGGCTATGTTGAAGCGGCGTCTTGACTCAGTAAATGAAGCAGTAGAAAAGCTCCATCAGATAAACCTTGGTGGTACTGTTATCGGTTCGGGCATTGGTGCACCAAAGGAATATCGTGATGTTGTCGTTCAAAAGCTTTGCGAGGCTTCTAATTTACGACTTTATCATCGTGAAAATTTGTTTGATGCAGCACAAAATATTGATGACATTGCAAACGTTTCAACTCAATTACGTCTATTAGCTTCAGGTCTAATCAAATTAGCAAAAGATTTACGACTTCTTTCATCAGGTCCTGAGGCCGGTTTTTCAGAGATAGTACTACCATCAGTTCAGGCGGGGTCGTCATTTTTCCCTGGTAAAGTAAATCCGGTTATACCAGAAACATTAATTCAATGTTGTTTTCAAATCATTGGCATTGATCAAACTGTCCAAGCGGCACTTGAGCATGGAGAGTTAAATTTAAACGTTTTTGAAGGTGCAGCAGTTACAAATAGTTTTGATGCCATGAATATGCTTGAAAAAGCACTTAGGACCTTTCGGAAAAATTGTCTGAATGGGATAAAAGCAAATCTAGAAAGATGTGAGGAACTGTCAAACAGTTATATTCCACTAGTTGTGGAATTGAAGGAAATACTTGGATATTCAGTTACCTCCTCAATGATTAAAGAAAAAGGTAAAGAAGGAATAAAAAAATATTTTAATGGAGGCGTTGAAATTGACAAAAATAAATGA
- a CDS encoding aldehyde dehydrogenase family protein: MTKINEVIVFEGIAQPKLAWAKEWLKEPKKLYINGQWVKSSANETIESINPANGQVTGSIHASTEEDINKAVQAARAAFDNGPWRDVTRKERAKKLRQISALIKEHQAELATLESLDNGKLYTEAYNDDVQEASDLFEYYAGWTDKYYGESNPVEGDFLSYTTRDPIGVCGQIVPFNFPIGMAVWKLSPALAMGNTVVLKPSSTTSYSAIRLVELIDEAGIFPPGVLNLILGKGSIGSHISRHMDVDKISFTGSTQVGKKLVHDSADSNLKPLTLELGGKSPNIIFSDAPDLEAAIERSFYGLFTHKGEKCSAPTRLIAQRDIYDRVVEKLGEFANNYKCGDPFDPESDQGAQVSKAHMESILNYIEIGKSEGARLVAGGERDITGENANGYFVRPTIFADVDNKMTIAQEEIFGPVLCVIPFDTEEEAVTMANDTIYGLAAGLWTSDVSRANRVARKLEAGMVFVNKYGCYDFASPFGGWKQSGWGKEYAVHSLQSYTKTKAIWIAF; encoded by the coding sequence TTGACAAAAATAAATGAAGTAATTGTTTTTGAAGGAATTGCTCAACCAAAACTAGCATGGGCAAAAGAATGGCTAAAAGAACCGAAGAAACTCTATATCAATGGCCAATGGGTAAAAAGTTCAGCTAATGAAACCATTGAATCTATTAATCCAGCAAATGGGCAAGTAACAGGATCGATCCACGCATCAACAGAGGAAGACATTAACAAGGCTGTTCAAGCTGCACGAGCTGCTTTTGACAATGGGCCGTGGCGCGATGTAACGCGAAAAGAGCGTGCCAAAAAGCTTCGTCAAATTAGTGCACTCATTAAAGAACACCAAGCAGAGCTAGCGACACTCGAATCGTTAGATAATGGAAAACTATATACAGAGGCCTATAACGATGACGTACAAGAAGCATCTGATCTATTTGAATATTATGCAGGTTGGACAGATAAATACTACGGTGAGAGCAATCCAGTAGAAGGTGACTTTTTAAGCTATACAACCCGTGATCCTATTGGGGTATGTGGTCAAATCGTACCATTTAATTTTCCGATAGGAATGGCTGTTTGGAAGCTTTCACCTGCCCTTGCAATGGGTAATACAGTTGTCTTGAAGCCTTCAAGCACTACATCGTATTCGGCTATTCGTTTAGTCGAGCTTATTGATGAAGCAGGGATTTTCCCTCCTGGAGTGTTGAATTTAATTCTTGGCAAAGGTTCGATTGGCTCTCACATTAGTCGCCATATGGATGTTGACAAAATTTCATTTACCGGTAGTACTCAAGTGGGCAAGAAATTGGTCCATGACTCAGCTGACTCTAACTTAAAACCTTTAACATTAGAGCTTGGAGGTAAATCACCGAATATTATTTTCAGTGACGCCCCTGACTTAGAAGCAGCAATTGAACGATCTTTCTACGGATTATTTACCCATAAAGGAGAAAAATGTTCTGCACCTACTCGGCTCATCGCACAACGAGATATTTACGATAGAGTTGTAGAAAAGCTTGGTGAATTTGCAAATAACTATAAGTGTGGTGATCCATTTGACCCTGAGAGTGATCAAGGAGCACAAGTTTCTAAAGCTCATATGGAATCAATCTTAAACTATATTGAAATTGGTAAAAGTGAAGGAGCTCGTCTTGTTGCAGGAGGAGAACGTGACATAACTGGTGAAAATGCAAATGGGTATTTTGTCCGACCGACGATTTTTGCTGATGTTGATAACAAAATGACGATTGCACAGGAAGAAATTTTTGGGCCGGTATTGTGTGTGATCCCTTTTGATACTGAGGAAGAAGCCGTTACGATGGCAAATGACACCATTTATGGGTTAGCTGCGGGGCTTTGGACAAGTGATGTGTCCCGTGCTAATCGTGTAGCTAGAAAGCTAGAAGCTGGAATGGTCTTTGTTAATAAATATGGTTGTTATGACTTTGCTAGTCCATTTGGTGGCTGGAAACAAAGTGGCTGGGGTAAAGAATATGCTGTTCACTCACTACAATCGTATACAAAAACAAAAGCGATATGGATAGCCTTTTAA
- a CDS encoding ATP-binding protein, protein MINKLKALYSNVTEPIRSSITKKYVILFALTFIIPSLLIYQLIVGYAERMIENDIIETNVSITDSIVKRINKEVSDIVLQLHLISGNVIDNELDVDIIFERSKIAISQSPIVHTIYFLNENQKMIFEAPFEPEIEPSIYYDYPMFEQVKRSLNYAVSDFAPNSRGDTVVSVAIPVLNKKHEFKGVLIAELGKDYLSSVLKSFIGTKGHFSFIVDNHGKVLSSTNGNEIGLDYSSELIVKKLFQDSFGVMKETYLDEKSVIAYQTMRDGWALAYGVPESIAFEPIRKLSFLFTISFLGVFALSILFIWMGMRNIVYPIVRLTNYAKEYRKKMYYEPIGKHQRYQNDELGVLRKTIISVGNSNYQKQKMLEEKERYLHDVIEGIPYAIVTVNKNAVITYVNQQFENMVGFSRDELIDVLLSELPIKNDKNDFRLLHSLVSKNTSSECESYIINADGQKHIVKIATAKLYNEQKEAIGSIAVLQDISQMKLLESRLKQNDKLAIIGQITTGIAHEIKNPLAILSGSAELLVEEVEEENSSSEIVELSKDIHQVVRRMNDIVNNFLNFAKINKKDAESLDVSMVMEEVLHLVRLKTSESRIEVIRQYEPTSEIIGLHDQLIQAFLNLILNAIEAMPTEGTLTVSIFEVIQAKQGRCVIVAIDDTGPGIPEKDVEWLFDPFFSTKETGNGLGLTIARDIVREHNGELKIESSSEGTSFQCCFLVNTGVEVENE, encoded by the coding sequence ATGATAAATAAATTGAAAGCGCTTTATTCAAATGTGACGGAACCTATTAGGAGTAGTATTACAAAGAAATATGTGATCCTATTTGCGTTGACTTTTATTATTCCTAGCCTGCTAATATATCAGTTGATTGTTGGTTATGCAGAGCGAATGATAGAGAACGATATTATTGAAACAAATGTTTCTATTACTGATAGTATTGTAAAAAGAATCAATAAAGAAGTTAGCGATATTGTCCTACAACTACATTTAATTTCTGGGAATGTTATAGATAATGAACTAGATGTAGATATAATTTTTGAACGCTCAAAAATAGCAATCTCTCAAAGTCCAATCGTCCATACGATCTATTTTCTTAACGAAAATCAAAAAATGATCTTTGAAGCTCCTTTTGAACCCGAAATAGAGCCTTCTATCTATTATGACTACCCTATGTTCGAGCAAGTTAAAAGGAGTCTTAACTATGCGGTATCAGACTTTGCTCCTAATTCCCGTGGTGATACCGTTGTATCAGTGGCAATTCCAGTACTAAATAAAAAACATGAATTTAAAGGTGTTTTAATTGCTGAACTTGGGAAGGATTATCTCTCATCTGTGTTAAAAAGTTTTATTGGAACAAAAGGTCATTTTAGTTTTATCGTTGATAATCATGGAAAAGTCCTTTCCTCTACCAATGGAAATGAAATAGGATTGGACTATTCCTCAGAATTAATTGTTAAAAAGTTATTTCAAGATTCATTTGGTGTTATGAAGGAGACGTATCTTGATGAAAAAAGTGTAATTGCCTACCAAACGATGCGTGATGGTTGGGCCTTAGCATATGGAGTACCAGAAAGCATAGCATTTGAACCGATTCGCAAGCTATCGTTCCTTTTTACAATTAGTTTTTTAGGGGTTTTTGCTCTTTCAATCCTTTTTATATGGATGGGGATGCGTAATATTGTTTATCCAATTGTTCGGCTAACAAATTATGCGAAGGAATATCGCAAAAAGATGTACTATGAGCCTATAGGTAAACATCAGCGCTATCAAAATGATGAATTAGGAGTACTGAGAAAAACGATTATTTCAGTAGGAAACAGTAATTATCAAAAACAAAAAATGTTGGAGGAAAAGGAAAGATATCTTCATGATGTTATTGAGGGAATACCCTATGCAATTGTAACGGTAAATAAAAATGCTGTGATCACATATGTTAATCAGCAGTTTGAAAATATGGTAGGTTTTTCTCGTGATGAATTGATAGACGTACTTTTATCAGAACTCCCAATAAAAAACGATAAAAACGACTTCAGGTTACTACATTCTTTAGTATCTAAAAATACCTCAAGTGAATGTGAGAGTTATATTATTAATGCAGATGGTCAAAAGCATATTGTCAAAATAGCAACCGCAAAATTATATAATGAGCAAAAAGAGGCAATTGGTAGTATTGCTGTTTTACAAGATATTTCTCAAATGAAATTGTTAGAATCACGCCTAAAGCAAAATGATAAGCTTGCAATTATCGGACAAATTACTACAGGAATTGCCCATGAGATAAAGAATCCTTTAGCTATTTTATCGGGGTCCGCTGAGTTATTAGTAGAAGAAGTAGAGGAAGAAAACAGTTCTTCTGAAATAGTGGAATTATCAAAAGATATTCATCAAGTAGTCCGTAGGATGAATGATATTGTAAATAACTTTCTCAATTTTGCAAAAATAAATAAAAAGGACGCTGAGTCACTTGATGTTTCGATGGTGATGGAAGAAGTATTGCATCTTGTCCGTTTAAAAACTAGTGAGTCGAGAATAGAAGTGATTCGACAGTATGAACCTACGTCCGAAATAATAGGCCTTCATGATCAATTAATACAAGCTTTTTTAAACTTGATTCTAAATGCAATTGAGGCAATGCCTACTGAAGGGACATTAACTGTATCAATTTTTGAGGTAATACAAGCAAAACAGGGAAGATGTGTAATTGTAGCTATAGATGATACTGGACCGGGTATTCCTGAAAAAGATGTGGAGTGGTTATTTGATCCATTTTTTTCTACAAAAGAAACAGGTAATGGACTGGGGTTAACCATCGCTAGAGATATAGTCAGAGAGCATAACGGTGAATTGAAAATAGAAAGTTCAAGTGAGGGAACATCGTTTCAGTGTTGTTTTTTAGTAAATACGGGGGTGGAAGTGGAGAATGAATAA
- a CDS encoding plasmid pRiA4b ORF-3 family protein codes for MKSYIVKIKLEKSDPVIWRRVVMPAGATFNRLHDIIQTVTNFQSGYPHGAYHLFEFDLTKEDKSVTNDEESYLEHQHYKKNKKMYEERLKRMPPEMLEFEKPYQERLKREVRKPTTLKVDEYLEKYRDIKYAYDFGDDWHFIVKLEQIVHDYYFGYPTLLDGAETAPPEDVGGIHSFYEFLEAYRDEKHPEHEDMKTWAESLYFREYDPDWINDRLKGINYKKTEWDKINHDQYQIIEDKYRK; via the coding sequence TTGAAATCATATATTGTTAAAATTAAACTAGAAAAATCTGATCCAGTAATATGGAGAAGAGTTGTTATGCCAGCAGGAGCTACATTTAACCGGCTTCATGATATCATCCAAACTGTGACCAATTTTCAGAGCGGTTATCCTCATGGAGCATATCATCTATTTGAATTTGATTTGACCAAAGAAGACAAGAGTGTCACCAATGATGAAGAATCTTATTTGGAGCATCAGCACTATAAGAAAAACAAAAAAATGTACGAAGAGCGCTTAAAGAGAATGCCACCTGAAATGCTTGAGTTTGAGAAGCCATATCAGGAAAGGCTGAAAAGAGAGGTGCGTAAGCCCACCACGCTTAAAGTGGATGAGTATCTTGAGAAGTACAGAGATATAAAATATGCTTATGACTTTGGTGACGATTGGCATTTCATTGTGAAGCTTGAGCAAATTGTTCATGATTATTATTTTGGTTATCCAACCCTGTTAGACGGAGCGGAGACAGCACCACCTGAAGATGTAGGTGGGATACATAGTTTTTATGAATTTCTGGAAGCCTATCGTGATGAAAAGCATCCTGAACATGAAGATATGAAGACATGGGCTGAATCACTTTATTTCAGAGAGTATGACCCGGATTGGATTAACGACAGACTGAAGGGTATTAACTATAAGAAAACCGAGTGGGATAAAATTAATCACGATCAATACCAGATTATTGAAGATAAGTATCGGAAGTGA